GATAATAAGTTTCTTTGTAACAATAATTTTAACTGCCAAATTTGTTGAATTTTTGGGGGGGAAGAGAGGATGAACAGCTTTGGAATCTTCTTAACTTTGACTTTATTTTACCTGTTCTCAAAGCTCTACCAGAAGAAAAGGTCTTTTTACTTGAATCCCGTTCTTCTCTCGATACTCGTAATTGCTGTGATTTTGAAGGCCTTTGGCATAAGCTATCAGACCTACATGGAAAGTGCACAGATACTGAGCTTTCTTCTTGGTCCGGCGGTTGTAAGCTTGGCTATCCCTTTATACAAACAGCGAGAAGTTATTAAGACTTATTCAAAGGAAATTGCCTTGGGAATACCATTTGGGGGCCTCATTGCGATATTGAGCGCCTTTTACGTTGCAAAGATTTTGGGGGCAGAGG
Above is a genomic segment from Thermococcus sp. SY098 containing:
- a CDS encoding CidB/LrgB family autolysis modulator codes for the protein MNSFGIFLTLTLFYLFSKLYQKKRSFYLNPVLLSILVIAVILKAFGISYQTYMESAQILSFLLGPAVVSLAIPLYKQREVIKTYSKEIALGIPFGGLIAILSAFYVAKILGAEEIVLLSIAPKSITTAIAIGVSEKIGGIPALTAVLVILTGIMGNAVGVEVLNIIRVKDRVARGLAMGVSSHGLGTARIILDDELAGAVSGLAMALNGVFTSLVLPYLINVLK